A window from Populus trichocarpa isolate Nisqually-1 chromosome 3, P.trichocarpa_v4.1, whole genome shotgun sequence encodes these proteins:
- the LOC7462815 gene encoding uncharacterized protein LOC7462815, translated as MAIQTSLRLISYSQELVDGQPLHVSSNGLPIKALKFEPAGHAFHTAALKLLGWEEEGTKTEDQKVSSDKQQSYMPSSESYSTKGKKKSGSGDTQQDHYALLGLGHLRYLATEEQIRKSYREVALKYHPDKQAAILLAEESEAAKQAKKDEIESHFKAIQEAYEALIDPVKRRIYDSTDEFDDEIPTDCAPQDFFKVFGPAFMRNGRWSVNQTVPSLGDEKTSLKEVDSFYNFWYSFKSWREFPHADEFDLEEAESRDHKRWMERQNAKLSEKARKEDYARIRTLVDSAYKRDPRILRRKEEEKAEKQRKKEAKYLAKRLQEEEAARAAEEEKRQKEEEEKRVAEAALQQKKLKEKEKKLLRKERSRLRTLSGSVLSQCLLNLSEADVENLCMSLDIEQLRSLCDRIEGKEVLEQAKVLRDACGCDHDSGSSKQEEKKISQQNGSLNSNGSSPLSSSGKKEKPWGREEIELLRKGTQKYPKGTSRRWEVISDYIGTGRSVEEILKATKTVLLQKPDSAKAFNSFLEKRKPAQSIESPLSTREEIEGASTVQALESSAAKVAQEESSSDTDKQKTDDVVTANGVSSSADQDVWSAVQERALVQALKTFPKETSQRWERVAAAVPGKTINQCKKKFALLKESFRNKKNTA; from the coding sequence ATGGCCATCCAAACTAGTCTTCGTCTTATTTCTTACTCACAAGAGCTTGTAGATGGACAGCCATTGCATGTTTCTTCAAACGGCCTTCCAATCAAAGCTTTGAAATTCGAACCAGCTGGGCATGCTTTTCACACTGCTGCTTTAAAACTCCTTGGCTGGGAGGAGGAAGGCACAAAGACTGAAGATCAGAAAGTGTCCAGTGACAAACAACAATCATACATGCCATCATCTGAATCCTATAGCACCAAAGGTAAAAAGAAATCTGGATCTGGAGATACTCAACAGGATCACTATGCCTTGTTGGGTTTAGGCCATTTGAGATATCTTGCCACAGAAGAACAAATACGGAAAAGCTATCGTGAGGTTGCCTTGAAGTATCATCCAGACAAACAGGCTGCTATTCTTCTTGCCGAGGAAAGTGAGGCtgcaaaacaagcaaaaaaggatgaaatagaGAGCCACTTTAAAGCAATCCAAGAAGCATATGAAGCTTTGATTGATCCTGTGAAGAGAAGAATATACGACTCTACAGAtgagtttgatgatgaaattCCCACTGACTGTGCCCCTCAAGACTTCTTCAAGGTGTTTGGTCCTGCTTTTATGAGGAATGGACGATGGTCAGTTAACCAAACAGTCCCATCTTTAGGTGATGAGaaaacttctttaaaagaagtagatagcttttataatttttggtaCAGCTTTAAAAGCTGGAGAGAGTTCCCTCATGCGGATGAATTTGATCTTGAAGAAGCCGAGTCTCGTGACCACAAGAGATGGATGGAGAGGCAGAATGCAAAGCTTTCAGAAAAGGCAAGAAAGGAAGACTATGCACGGATACGTACTCTTGTTGACAGTGCCTATAAGAGAGACCCAAGAATATTGAGgagaaaggaggaggagaaagccgagaagcaaagaaagaaggaagCTAAATATTTGGCAAAAAGGttgcaagaagaagaagctgcaAGGGCTGCTGAAGAGGAGAAACGccagaaagaagaggaggaaaaacGTGTTGCTGAAGCTGCTTTACAGCAGAAGAAATtaaaggagaaagagaagaagcttTTGCGTAAAGAGCGGAGTCGCCTTCGAACTCTTTCAGGATCTGTTCTGTCACAGTGTTTGCTCAATCTTAGCGAGGCTGATGTGGAGAATCTTTGTATGTCACTGGATATTGAGCAGCTTAGGAGTTTATGTGACAGGATTGAAGGCAAAGAAGTGCTAGAGCAAGCAAAAGTACTGAGAGATGCATGTGGATGTGATCATGATTCTGGGAGCAgtaaacaagaagagaagaagatttCACAGCAGAATGGCTCTTTGAACTCCAATGGAAGTTCCCCATTAAGCAGCTCTGGAAAGAAGGAGAAACCTTGGGGCCGAGAAGAAATTGAGCTTCTGAGAAAAGGAACGCAGAAATATCCTAAAGGAACATCGCGGAGGTGGGAGGTTATTTCAGACTACATTGGTACAGGAAGATCTgttgaagaaattttaaaagcaacaaaaacagTCCTCCTTCAGAAACCTGACTCCGCTAAagcttttaattcttttcttgaGAAGAGGAAACCTGCACAATCCATTGAATCTCCCCTTTCAACTAGAGAGGAAATAGAAGGGGCATCAACTGTTCAAGCACTTGAAAGTAGTGCTGCAAAGGTGGCTCAAGAAGAGTCTTCAAGTGACACGGACAAGCAGAAAACTGATGATGTGGTCACTGCAAATGGGGTGTCTTCAAGTGCTGACCAAGATGTGTGGTCTGCGGTGCAAGAAAGAGCTCTGGTTCAGGCTCTAAAAACATTCCCAAAAGAAACCAGTCAACGTTGGGAGcgggttgctgctgctgttccTGGGAAAACTATAAACCAGTGCAAGAAAAAATTTGCTTTGCTGAAGGAGAGCtttagaaacaagaaaaacacagcATAG
- the LOC7461325 gene encoding transcription factor MYB33 isoform X1, translated as MSRTTSESEDGMISKDQTGLPLGEEGSYGGSTNGVGLKKGPWTSAEDAILIEYVKKHGEGNWNSVQKHSGLFRCGKSCRLRWANHLRPNLKKGAFTHEEEQLIIELHAKMGNKWARMAAHLPGRTDNEIKNYWNTRIKRRQRAGLPLYPPEVSLQTLQGSQQCLDINGMDSGNKGQHDILQTHNYGIPDVMFDNLKTNRSILPYVPELPDISASSILMKGLCSSQYGSFMSPTMHRQKRLREATTLLSSFSGGMKNDFHLFDQFQDGDKAAQYFGLSFPFDPDSATKNPEIFGENQGSHTLANGDFSASKPTSEAVKFELPSLQYAETDLGGWGASCSPSPLIESVDTFIQSPPTGTVESNFPSPRNSGLLDALLYEARTLSSAKNQSSDKSSNSSTITPGDNADCSALNISETEWEDYGDPISPLGHPAASLFSECTPISASGSSLDESPPTETLTGSKRKFGCSSECNMKLEPVDHTWTADREKESYTQLDITRPDALLDSDWLEHDSGYGKDQVIMTEAIATLLGDDLSSEYKQMAAGASTDHGWGLGSCSWNNMPAVCQMSELP; from the exons ATGAGTCGCACGACAAGTGAGAGTGAGGATGGCATGATCTCCAAGGATCAGACTGGGTTGCCATTGGGCGAGGAAGGCAGCTATGGTGGAAGTACAAATGGAGTTGGTCTTAAGAAAGGGCCATGGACTTCTGCTGAAGATGCAATTTTGATAGAATATGTGAAGAAGCACGGGGAGGGGAATTGGAATTCTGTTCAGAAGCACTCAGGGCTTTTCCGTTGCGGTAAAAGCTGCAGATTACGATGGGCCAATCATCTAAGGCCTAATTTAAAGAAAGGAGCATTTACTCATGAAGAAGAGCAACTAATCATTGAACTTCATGCCAAGATGGGAAACAAATGGGCACGGATGGCTGCACAT TTGCCTGGTCGTACAGACAATGAGATAAAGAATTACTGGAATACCAGAATTAAGAGGCGTCAACGGGCTGGCTTACCCCTTTATCCACCTGAAGTCTCTTTGCAAACTTTGCAGGGGAGTCAACAATGCCTGGACATTAACGGAATGGACAGTGGGAATAAAGGTCAGCATGATATCTTGCAGACCCACAATTATGGGATACCTGATGTCATGTTTGACAATTTAAAGACCAACCGAAGCATCTTACCTTATGTCCCCGAACTTCCTGATATTAGTGCAAGTAGCATTCTGATGAAAGGTCTGTGCTCTTCTCAATATGGAAGCTTCATGTCACCAACAATGCACCGTCAGAAGCGTCTTCGAGAGGCAACAACCTTATTATCCAGTTTCAGTGGTGGCATGAAAAATGATTTCCACTTGTTTGACCAGTTTCAGGATGGTGATAAAGCTGCTCAATACTTTGGGTTATCTTTTCCATTTGATCCTGATTCTGCCACCAAGAACCCAGAGATTTTTGGTGAAAATCAGGGTAGCCATACCCTTGCTAATGGCGATTTCTCTGCTTCTAAGCCCACTTCAGAGGCTGTGAAGTTTGAGCTCCCTTCACTCCAATATGCAGAAACTGATTTAGGTGGCTGGGGGGCATCTTGTTCCCCATCACCTTTAATCGAGTCTGTTGATACTTTTATTCAATCTCCTCCTACTGGGACAGTCGAGTCAAATTTTCCATCACCACGTAATAGTGGGCTATTGGATGCTTTACTTTACGAGGCCAGAACTCTAAGCAGTGCAAAGAATCAATCATCTGATAAGAGTTCAAATTCATCTACCATTACTCCTGGTGACAATGCAGACTGTTCTGCCCTTAATATTAGCGAGACAGAATGGGAAGACTATGGTGATCCCATTTCTCCTTTGGGTCATCCTGCAGCTTCCCTTTTCAGCGAGTGCACTCCCATCAGTGCCAGTGGAAGCTCTTTGGATGAATCACCACCTACTGAGACCCTTACTG GATCTAAACGTAAATTTGGATGTTCTTCAGAATGCAATATGAAATTAGAACCTGTTGATCACACTTGGACAGCGGATAGAGAAAAGGAATCCTATACCCAGTTGGATATTACTCGCCCTGATGCCTTACTTGACTCAGATTGGCTTGAGCATGATTCTGGTTATGGAAAGGACCAAGTCATCATGACTGAAGCCATAGCAACCCTTCTCGGTGATGATTTGAGTAGTGAGTACAAGCAGATGGCTGCCGGAGCATCTACAGATCATGGATGGGGACTAGGTTCTTGTTCATGGAACAACATGCCTGCTGTCTGTCAAATGTCTGAACTCCCTTGA
- the LOC18097163 gene encoding probable serine/threonine-protein kinase PBL5 isoform X1 encodes MSEGVQRVVVIQDASRDMSPIAIRLVLNGFSLKPGDAIILFGVLHQVNNPMGYRFKVDSKSMFGANPKFIEEEVSRKTEEYVNNVEILEIAKQCEMEQIEFRVEVRAGSTPKELALKAAKIFRATWVILDRQMKKDKRYFMDKLPCGISRMKRNNTIEQLRGSKTRENIKVNEKEEERVPYDEMIPGSPKRRRSARKPPAPPSTGAVREQQFNHGEEITPENHGRSDSFSKSASTSQFMMTTASSSTSTTGYHEHDTSSSTSKTAKHAYMNFQGKENTANTQQATAGKHSLAENTKFEQKEREAESLNEQQRRQKNIDNWMGESPTDEVFKNSICLVCKNRRPKIGWKRDFSYKEIHSATEGFSQTKFLSEGGFGSVYRGDLDGLAFAVKQHNSASFQGEKEFKSEVEVLSKARHENLVMLLGSCSEGNDRLLVYEYVCNGSLDQHLSKHARKPLTWEKRMKIALGAARGLKYLHENNIIHRDMRPNNILITHDHEALLGDFGLARTQHEDSEPSLETRVVGTLGYLAPEYAECGKVSTKTDVYAFGVVLLQLITGLKTTDKILGGKSLVGWARPLLKERNYPDLIDQRILESHDVHQLFWMVRVAEKCLSKDPQKRLTMDKVVYALNYIIESNSTCSLGELTPAKSDSPSSVQDSYESYDDTTSFTIETFSPGFPTDTTSTSSTSPRLPPSPPINFRHHLHY; translated from the exons ATGTCTGAAGGTGTTCAGAGAGTAGTGGTGATCCAAGATGCATCGCGGGATATGAGTCCGATAGCAATCAGATTGGTCCTTAATGGATTTTCCCTTAAGCCTGGAGATGCAATCATACTCTTTGGAGTTCTTCACCAGGTTAATAATCCTA TGGGATACAGGTTCAAGGTGGACTCAAAATCAATGTTTGGGGCTAACCCAAAATTCATTGAAGAAGAAGTTTCCAGGAAGACAGAAGAGTATGTTAACAATGTGGAAATACTGGAAATAGCTAAGCAGTGTGAAATGGAACAG ATTGAGTTCCGTGTAGAAGTTCGTGCTGGATCTACGCCAAAGGAGCTTGCTCTAAAAGCTGCTAAAATTTTCAGGGCCACATGGGTGATACTTGACAG GCAAATGAAGAAAGACAAGAGATACTTTATGGACAAGCTTCCATGTGGGATATCAAGGATGAAGCGTAACAACACCATCGAACAACTCAGAGGTTCGAAAACAAGAGAGAACATAAAAGTTAatgaaaaagaggaagaaagggTACCGTATGATGAAATGATACCAGGGAGCCCAAAGCGCAGAAGGTCTGCCCGCA AGCCCCCAGCTCCTCCCAGCACTGGTGCAGTCAGAGAACAACAATTCAATCACGGTGAAGAAATAACTCCTGAAAATCACGGGAGATCAGATTCATTCTCTAAATCCGCATCAACTAGTCAGTTCATGATGACTACAGCTTCATCTTCAACTTCAACTACAGGTTATCATGAACATGACACTTCAAGTTCTACTTCTAAAACCGCAAAGCATGCCTACATGAATTTTCAAGGGAAAGAAAACACTGCCAACACACAACAAGCAACAGCAGGAAAACATTCCCTGGCTGAAAATACTAAGTTTGAGCAGAAGGAAAGGGAGGCAGAGAGCCTAAATGAACAACAAAGACGACAAAAGAACATTGATAATTGGATGGGAGAGAGTCCTACAGATGAGGTATTCAAAAATTCCATTTGCTTAGTTTGCAAGAATAGACGGCCAAAGATAGGATGGAAGAGAGACTTCAGTTATAAAGAGATCCATTCTGCAACAGAAGGATTTTCCCAAACGAAATTCCTATCAGAAGGTGGTTTTGGCTCTGTCTACAGAGGCGATCTGGATGGACTGGCTTTTGCTGTGAAGCAGCACAACAGTGCAAGTTTCCAAGGAGAAAAGGAATTCAAGTCTGAAGTTGAAGTGCTCAGCAAAGCCAGACATGAGAATTTGGTCATGCTGTTGGGATCTTGTTCTGAAGGAAACGACAGGCTGCTTGTTTATGAATACGTGTGCAATGGTTCACTGGACCAACATTTATCAA AACATGCGCGCAAGCCCCTCACCTGGGAAAAGAGGATGAAGATAGCTTTGGGAGCTGCCAGAGGGCTAAAATATCTGcatgaaaacaatattatcCACAGAGATATGAGGCCAAACAACATTCTCATAACCCATGATCATGAAGCACTG CTTGGAGATTTCGGTCTTGCAAGAACTCAACACGAAGATTCAGAGCCGTCCTTGGAGACAAGAGTTGTTGGAACTCTCGGATACTTGGCACCAGAATATGCAGAATGTGGGAAGGTGTCAACCAAGACAGATGTTTATGCTTTTGGTGTGGTGCTATTGCAGCTGATCACAGGACTAAAGACCACAGACAAAATACTAGGAGGGAAAAGTCTTGTAGGATGG GCAAGGCCGCTgctgaaagaaagaaactaccCAGATTTAATTGATCAGAGGATCTTAGAGTCCCACGATGTCCATCAACTCTTTTGGATGGTTCGAGTGGCAGAAAAATGTCTCAGCAAGGATCCTCAGAAGCGATTAACTATGGATAAG GTGGTTTATGCCCTGAACTACATAATAGAAAGCAACTCAACGTGCAGTCTTGGAGAACTAACCCCAGCAAAATCAGATTCACCAAGCAGTGTACAGGACTCCTATGAATCTTATGATGATACTACTAGCTTTACCATAGAAACCTTCTCTCCAGGCTTTCCTACAGATACTACGTCCACCAGTAGCACGAGTCCAAGACTTCCACCATCACCCCCAATAAACTTTCGCCACCACCTTCATTATTAG
- the LOC18097163 gene encoding probable serine/threonine-protein kinase PBL5 isoform X2, with the protein MYENIATALNHTASIKIWQMKKDKRYFMDKLPCGISRMKRNNTIEQLRGSKTRENIKVNEKEEERVPYDEMIPGSPKRRRSARKPPAPPSTGAVREQQFNHGEEITPENHGRSDSFSKSASTSQFMMTTASSSTSTTGYHEHDTSSSTSKTAKHAYMNFQGKENTANTQQATAGKHSLAENTKFEQKEREAESLNEQQRRQKNIDNWMGESPTDEVFKNSICLVCKNRRPKIGWKRDFSYKEIHSATEGFSQTKFLSEGGFGSVYRGDLDGLAFAVKQHNSASFQGEKEFKSEVEVLSKARHENLVMLLGSCSEGNDRLLVYEYVCNGSLDQHLSKHARKPLTWEKRMKIALGAARGLKYLHENNIIHRDMRPNNILITHDHEALLGDFGLARTQHEDSEPSLETRVVGTLGYLAPEYAECGKVSTKTDVYAFGVVLLQLITGLKTTDKILGGKSLVGWARPLLKERNYPDLIDQRILESHDVHQLFWMVRVAEKCLSKDPQKRLTMDKVVYALNYIIESNSTCSLGELTPAKSDSPSSVQDSYESYDDTTSFTIETFSPGFPTDTTSTSSTSPRLPPSPPINFRHHLHY; encoded by the exons atgtatgaaaacatagctACTGCCTTAAATCACACTGCAAGCATCAAAATATG GCAAATGAAGAAAGACAAGAGATACTTTATGGACAAGCTTCCATGTGGGATATCAAGGATGAAGCGTAACAACACCATCGAACAACTCAGAGGTTCGAAAACAAGAGAGAACATAAAAGTTAatgaaaaagaggaagaaagggTACCGTATGATGAAATGATACCAGGGAGCCCAAAGCGCAGAAGGTCTGCCCGCA AGCCCCCAGCTCCTCCCAGCACTGGTGCAGTCAGAGAACAACAATTCAATCACGGTGAAGAAATAACTCCTGAAAATCACGGGAGATCAGATTCATTCTCTAAATCCGCATCAACTAGTCAGTTCATGATGACTACAGCTTCATCTTCAACTTCAACTACAGGTTATCATGAACATGACACTTCAAGTTCTACTTCTAAAACCGCAAAGCATGCCTACATGAATTTTCAAGGGAAAGAAAACACTGCCAACACACAACAAGCAACAGCAGGAAAACATTCCCTGGCTGAAAATACTAAGTTTGAGCAGAAGGAAAGGGAGGCAGAGAGCCTAAATGAACAACAAAGACGACAAAAGAACATTGATAATTGGATGGGAGAGAGTCCTACAGATGAGGTATTCAAAAATTCCATTTGCTTAGTTTGCAAGAATAGACGGCCAAAGATAGGATGGAAGAGAGACTTCAGTTATAAAGAGATCCATTCTGCAACAGAAGGATTTTCCCAAACGAAATTCCTATCAGAAGGTGGTTTTGGCTCTGTCTACAGAGGCGATCTGGATGGACTGGCTTTTGCTGTGAAGCAGCACAACAGTGCAAGTTTCCAAGGAGAAAAGGAATTCAAGTCTGAAGTTGAAGTGCTCAGCAAAGCCAGACATGAGAATTTGGTCATGCTGTTGGGATCTTGTTCTGAAGGAAACGACAGGCTGCTTGTTTATGAATACGTGTGCAATGGTTCACTGGACCAACATTTATCAA AACATGCGCGCAAGCCCCTCACCTGGGAAAAGAGGATGAAGATAGCTTTGGGAGCTGCCAGAGGGCTAAAATATCTGcatgaaaacaatattatcCACAGAGATATGAGGCCAAACAACATTCTCATAACCCATGATCATGAAGCACTG CTTGGAGATTTCGGTCTTGCAAGAACTCAACACGAAGATTCAGAGCCGTCCTTGGAGACAAGAGTTGTTGGAACTCTCGGATACTTGGCACCAGAATATGCAGAATGTGGGAAGGTGTCAACCAAGACAGATGTTTATGCTTTTGGTGTGGTGCTATTGCAGCTGATCACAGGACTAAAGACCACAGACAAAATACTAGGAGGGAAAAGTCTTGTAGGATGG GCAAGGCCGCTgctgaaagaaagaaactaccCAGATTTAATTGATCAGAGGATCTTAGAGTCCCACGATGTCCATCAACTCTTTTGGATGGTTCGAGTGGCAGAAAAATGTCTCAGCAAGGATCCTCAGAAGCGATTAACTATGGATAAG GTGGTTTATGCCCTGAACTACATAATAGAAAGCAACTCAACGTGCAGTCTTGGAGAACTAACCCCAGCAAAATCAGATTCACCAAGCAGTGTACAGGACTCCTATGAATCTTATGATGATACTACTAGCTTTACCATAGAAACCTTCTCTCCAGGCTTTCCTACAGATACTACGTCCACCAGTAGCACGAGTCCAAGACTTCCACCATCACCCCCAATAAACTTTCGCCACCACCTTCATTATTAG
- the LOC7461325 gene encoding transcription factor MYB33 isoform X2, with protein sequence MSRTTSESEDGMISKDQTGLPLGEEGSYGGSTNGVGLKKGPWTSAEDAILIEYVKKHGEGNWNSVQKHSGLFRCGKSCRLRWANHLRPNLKKGAFTHEEEQLIIELHAKMGNKWARMAAHLPGRTDNEIKNYWNTRIKRRQRAGLPLYPPEVSLQTLQGSQQCLDINGMDSGNKGQHDILQTHNYGIPDVMFDNLKTNRSILPYVPELPDISASSILMKGLCSSQYGSFMSPTMHRQKRLREATTLLSSFSGGMKNDFHLFDQFQDGDKAAQYFGLSFPFDPDSATKNPEIFGENQGSHTLANGDFSASKPTSEAVKFELPSLQYAETDLGGWGASCSPSPLIESVDTFIQSPPTGTVESNFPSPRNSGLLDALLYEARTLSSAKNQSSDKSSNSSTITPGDNADCSALNISETEWEDYGDPISPLGHPAASLFSECTPISASGSSLDESPPTETLTECNMKLEPVDHTWTADREKESYTQLDITRPDALLDSDWLEHDSGYGKDQVIMTEAIATLLGDDLSSEYKQMAAGASTDHGWGLGSCSWNNMPAVCQMSELP encoded by the exons ATGAGTCGCACGACAAGTGAGAGTGAGGATGGCATGATCTCCAAGGATCAGACTGGGTTGCCATTGGGCGAGGAAGGCAGCTATGGTGGAAGTACAAATGGAGTTGGTCTTAAGAAAGGGCCATGGACTTCTGCTGAAGATGCAATTTTGATAGAATATGTGAAGAAGCACGGGGAGGGGAATTGGAATTCTGTTCAGAAGCACTCAGGGCTTTTCCGTTGCGGTAAAAGCTGCAGATTACGATGGGCCAATCATCTAAGGCCTAATTTAAAGAAAGGAGCATTTACTCATGAAGAAGAGCAACTAATCATTGAACTTCATGCCAAGATGGGAAACAAATGGGCACGGATGGCTGCACAT TTGCCTGGTCGTACAGACAATGAGATAAAGAATTACTGGAATACCAGAATTAAGAGGCGTCAACGGGCTGGCTTACCCCTTTATCCACCTGAAGTCTCTTTGCAAACTTTGCAGGGGAGTCAACAATGCCTGGACATTAACGGAATGGACAGTGGGAATAAAGGTCAGCATGATATCTTGCAGACCCACAATTATGGGATACCTGATGTCATGTTTGACAATTTAAAGACCAACCGAAGCATCTTACCTTATGTCCCCGAACTTCCTGATATTAGTGCAAGTAGCATTCTGATGAAAGGTCTGTGCTCTTCTCAATATGGAAGCTTCATGTCACCAACAATGCACCGTCAGAAGCGTCTTCGAGAGGCAACAACCTTATTATCCAGTTTCAGTGGTGGCATGAAAAATGATTTCCACTTGTTTGACCAGTTTCAGGATGGTGATAAAGCTGCTCAATACTTTGGGTTATCTTTTCCATTTGATCCTGATTCTGCCACCAAGAACCCAGAGATTTTTGGTGAAAATCAGGGTAGCCATACCCTTGCTAATGGCGATTTCTCTGCTTCTAAGCCCACTTCAGAGGCTGTGAAGTTTGAGCTCCCTTCACTCCAATATGCAGAAACTGATTTAGGTGGCTGGGGGGCATCTTGTTCCCCATCACCTTTAATCGAGTCTGTTGATACTTTTATTCAATCTCCTCCTACTGGGACAGTCGAGTCAAATTTTCCATCACCACGTAATAGTGGGCTATTGGATGCTTTACTTTACGAGGCCAGAACTCTAAGCAGTGCAAAGAATCAATCATCTGATAAGAGTTCAAATTCATCTACCATTACTCCTGGTGACAATGCAGACTGTTCTGCCCTTAATATTAGCGAGACAGAATGGGAAGACTATGGTGATCCCATTTCTCCTTTGGGTCATCCTGCAGCTTCCCTTTTCAGCGAGTGCACTCCCATCAGTGCCAGTGGAAGCTCTTTGGATGAATCACCACCTACTGAGACCCTTACTG AATGCAATATGAAATTAGAACCTGTTGATCACACTTGGACAGCGGATAGAGAAAAGGAATCCTATACCCAGTTGGATATTACTCGCCCTGATGCCTTACTTGACTCAGATTGGCTTGAGCATGATTCTGGTTATGGAAAGGACCAAGTCATCATGACTGAAGCCATAGCAACCCTTCTCGGTGATGATTTGAGTAGTGAGTACAAGCAGATGGCTGCCGGAGCATCTACAGATCATGGATGGGGACTAGGTTCTTGTTCATGGAACAACATGCCTGCTGTCTGTCAAATGTCTGAACTCCCTTGA